The segment aattttatatattaatttcatattaatattaattttatttttttaacaaacttttattttttaatattttttttgtattttttatttatatttttattattttttaatttatttacttatacaatatacttatatttttattttttaatatcttttctattttttatttatatttttattttttaacttatattacttatacaatatacttatattttttttttatttatatttttattatttttgacgatatttttattattttttaattttttatttatatttttattttatattttttttattgatttattattattattaataatatgttttttaatctaatttatgtgataacattataataaatatatattgactagtcatattgtgataattttatattaagatttattttacatatatataaaataaaatttcaaataaaatcaattatctcgTGCTAACTCTCTATCCcgtcacatatttatagataaataaaatattactaacatgtctgcaaatgacatcacatatgtataaaagaaatatatagaaagattaatgaaatgtggtataatagggctcctggcgaaggtccactaaaaaaacctaacgcgtcgttagtggaacctcgaaggtggtgcgaaagaccactattaataatactattataattactaataaatactattataattactaataatacattatttttacaatattttaacaagagtacaataaatctgactgcatttataatatatgttaccgtctcctccactcatctccatagtacagtaacttttgctaatatgcagtagtttaaaataaatgattaaaaatggaataaaatataatatggcatatggagcatatatcatagattgttggtgtgaaaattttaattatcttttatatagaaataattcgtctacatttgacacgttaaaatgtacaccgatctcagattgagatactagagtgtacgaaaattaagtacattattgatctcactatttggattctccgaatgtacgaataaaaaattattgaacgggagaaaaaatatcaggacgcgaatgactaattgtaagttgggaaataattaaaagttttacaggtatgtaaaatctttcgagtcgatagacataaatgccaaagcaagcatggctaaacgaataaggcgaatggcaagaacatagtatatgttaaatttacactttgttgcaatattgcaaaataacttcatttttctattgacaatagcaaatctgaattatttcaaaaattgttagttttaacatatgcgaatattattaataaatataaactattattttttaagcaaaaaaaagattatttgataatttacactgttagaaacaaatgcggaaaaaagaaaagaaagttgcgagaagcaaatctcgaacacgggatttttcatattccagccacatgccttagaaacacttacttcttagcatttatcgtctgttgcgtcggctcggtggaagagagacggcgttctcttccattggtcgaccgggtcgagctcacacggatagggtgacgtcatcggttctcggttgtattagtgtgatgccgccgctcgtttctggcagcaTTGCTCTGAGCGCTTACAACGCCAAAGCGAACGGCATAAGCAATGCTTATAAGCGCTTACAGCGCGTGAGCGCCTAAAGCGAACGCACCCGATGACGGTTCCGATGGATCGTACGATGGCATGTATTTGTTGTTGGCGGCGGCGTATCGGTTGGAGCATTGGCTGAGACCGCCGCGTATACCGCGCTCGACAAACAGCACTATATCGATGTCTGTGAGCAACTCGAACTTGATACCCGTGTACTTTAACATAGCGTCCCACGTGTACCCCGGTAATGTGTAATACTGAGCGGGATCTAAACCGTAACTCTTTATACACGTGTTTcggaaattttcgaaaatatccgccaacaaaagaacgtctgttttcaaatacaaatcgcTGTATTGACCTAGATCTTcgattgaaaatatttgccacacgtttgtcgcgtgcgcgtaatcgctctcggataccgtttctccggtgagcgagctgtaaaacgattcgcgcgatggcaggcttgtgtcccggagcttgtcgacgctgtcgacgtactcgtagggaaacacacctttccgagtaagcaaattgaaatgttccgcggataaatgattgaattccgatcgtgaaatttttaattcatctacAGTTAAATATGATGCCAATTTGTCGAGACTTGTACtgagaaatttaaacgaatcaataaaccgtaattttatacacaattttgatttttgatccatggtatctttaacattttttgtaaaagaaatgtatcgcTTTTTCGTCAGCGGTAACAATTCGACGTTGTCTTCAAAGGCATTGGCAAcgtctttaataatgaaatgcgcgtcgtaaccggataaattgtgaaatatcaccgggataacgtgggagtctttgtaatttagattgcacgacgagtgcgcggcACCGCGGTAACGCCCGGTGAGATGACAATGATCGCGCACCCGCGTATCGTCCGGTGTAAACGGTTTCTCGCACACGTGGCACATCGCGGTGCTACGGAATTTTTCCGATTCCTCCCGCGTAAGATCCGCCATGGGGACGACGGTGGTGAGGATCGCTTTCACACGGCGCGCCAAATCGTGAAGTTCGTTGACGAACCACGTCACGCAATCCTCACCGCGATACGACTTAAAACTAGATAAAGAATTATCGTACGTGCAACTTACATAAAATCCTACGCTAAAGGCTCTGTGATGTTGGTAGGCGTAAGTAGTACCGTCCTGATCCTCCTTTTTCTCGAGCGTACATTCGAGATCGGCGTACACTACGAACGGGAGCCGCTCCTTCCAACTATAGTGGTGAAACGTCAACCACTTTTTGTCCTCGCTGGGGAGAACGACGGCGCAATCCTTTATCTTGCCGCAGTCGATGCTGTGCGCCGATAATTTCTCCTGTGTATAAAAGTAGTGTAGAcacctgtaataatttgtatgattaatactgtgaataaagtttcaaattattctataaatgtgtttttacttaccgatcgcaaatgtactttttacatttgtgcATGCTCATTTGTGAGCTCACCAACCGCGGCAGGTTCTTTATGCACGCAAAGTGTGCATCGTTGTTTTTACGCACGTAGAGCAGGTTGACTTGCTTCTCCTTTTTGTCGTCGGCGAGCCGCAGAGGGATGATTTTTGAGTCTTCGGTGGTGAAGACGTTGACGGAGATGGTGTTGAGTTtctcaaattttgttatttgcgGAAGCGTCATGGGAAACTCGATATCGCACAGGTTGAGCACCGTCGAGTAATGTGGGTATTCGATTGTTCTGTCTGAATTTTTTTCCGCAGGATACAAGGCTGCTACCACCGCCCACGCAAAGCACGCATTATCGTTTGATTTAACATTGACTACCGCCTTTTTCAGCATAATTTTCCGCGGTAACTCGATGTGGCATCCCGCGCGCAGAGGATTGAACTTGTTGACGTTTATCATTAGGTTCAGGATACGTGACAACGCCCATCCGCTGTCGCGTTCCTAAAACTCCTCCAGGGATGTCAAGATGGCGTCAACTACATGCCTCGTGTACCATTCTTGTAGATCAGATGTTGGAAAGAGCTCGCAGTTCTTCGTGGCGATGATCTTCACGGCAGTCTTGGCGCCTGCGGTGAATTCCCCGTTGAACGCGGTGTTGATTTTAACGTTCCCATGCTCCGCCATGACGCTCCGGATTCGCTCAATAaccgtattttttacattttcgaaaaattcacGAGGATCGATGTATTCGTGATTGACAACCACACCCGTCAGCACACGGTTTCTAAACGCCGTCTCAATCTCCTTCCACGTGTAGCCCTTCTTCTCGTATCCGCCGTATCCGGCACCGACGGGTACAAAACGCTCGTGCAGAGCGTCCCTCACACCCTCCAGACGCGCGATTTGCGCCACCAGAGAGTTGACTACTCCGGTGCGTTGTTTCTTGCGACATTGTTCCTTGAGAGAATCGAGGTACTCGTTGCACTCGTAGTCCCATGGAAGAAACTCTCCCGTCGTTTTGATATTCGCTGCTCGTACGGTAAGATCGCGCTCCTTCTCCATTGCGAATGATTTTgaagattcatatttttctcactcgctttatatacccgtttgttgcacacgacactaaCTATAAGCATAACGATGGCTcatgtttgtattaacaatccttatcttttctcttccggcaattattgtaatatgataTCCCCACCACTCCgaatttaccccctctcctccaaacatGATGACGCAATTTAAAcaggcgctctactttgatgcgcgCGTTGTAGGATAAGTCGGTATAGCGGATAAGATGGcacggaaaaataataaaaaattttaattacagttgaaataatatttattaatatgtattgttaCAACTCCGCAAAGACCTGAGTCACCAGTtcacaatcaattatattattcttatcgaaTAAATCGCTTTTGCGAATCGCCACGTGATCGGGGTCCTTCGCATTCCTCGCGATTTCTGAAAAGTGTGCGAACTTGACATCAACCGTACCAGTGATGTTGTTCAACGAATGATTGATACAGTCTACGCAATATTCAAGTGCAAACATGTTACACACGGTTCGGTTTGACATGATTAAACATAATGCTGATGTTGCCAGGCGCATTACTTTTAGGTTGttcatttttccaaaacttaACATGCAGTGTCCAACGGTCTGAGACGGTGCTTCGTCCGCATCATTCTTAAAGAAGCTGGCGATGATGCTCCGTTGATTCATGAGTTCTTTCCATACGTCGTATGATAGACGTAGCTCCTTGCCATGGttgtcaccgagagcgatttCCACACGGCTCGGCGTTGAGACGTTGATTCCGATGTCGAGATATTTGTAACTGGTTTTTGTCAACGGGTATCTTCTAACCAAGATCCTAGATGattctttttccatctttgacatattacttttttgttttctgtgaaaaaataaattgttagtttaaaagtataacaattaagtttaaagATGTGGCTAAAGAAACAACATACTCGTTGGGTAATTGCAGCTTCTTCGCACTCTGCTGTTTGTTGATCTGATTATTCACGGTTGACATGGTGCAAAACATCGTTGCTAGTAAACGTCACAGCGAACTAGTGATTTTCTCAATGATTTCGAACGACTGATGGTTCCTATTCTTTTTCACTtgctttatatacccgcttgttgcacacaaaattgattaaaactatcgatggttcatatttgtattaacaatccttatcacaccctctaagaaacggcgctcaaatgctgcctctttgttctaaaatacagcgatgacgcaatccgtaaatctgcacgaacctgcatactataaacataatgattctgacaacatggcgctctactttaatgcgtagaaaaaaaaacctgcaccaataaacagttctctttccaataaacaatccttatcttttccgggaatccttatcttgcgatttgtattaacaatccttatcttccgggaattattgtaatctgatacccccaccactccacatttactccctctcctccaaaaacgaagacgtcattaccccctccactgttatccgatacccctcttcccctcttcacccgcgCACCCCCTCAGATCCCTGAGTTAGAACCCCTATAGTATAACtactaatattatataatatatataattagttgttAGTTTCTTACTATATGTAGTGTTTTTCTAAGAAACATGTGAGAAATCGTGCTGTAAACATTGAAAAACATTGAAGTCTTcccatgtatttttttataaaaaaataaataaatatattttacattaaacaaatcaaagtataaattaatttatatacaaagctgtgtatatatgtatacgtgcatatacatgatataCCGTAACCGTTCTATATGCATACTGCGGGATATTCACAGTACGTACTAAGAACCAAGTTACGCGAGACATAGGAACTTACTGAGTATGTACTGCAGGATATCGTAGTACGTATATCGAATATTCTAAGAATATACGCAATATACTTTTGTGATATTCTCCGAATATTCTCAGAATCTACCTGTGCTGTCTGGGTGGTGATTTAATTCTAACCGATGTTGTGAGATAACTAAAGGAGAAgtgctttttttaatgtcgTTTTTATGCTCTTTGATCCTAGTTTCCAACTTTCTCTTTGTCTGGCCTATGTATGTTGCGTCGCACACACATTTGGCACAAGTTATTGAAAGTTCTCCGAATAGTTTTAACCGACGACAAACGGCACGAAACGGCTGGACAAAAATCCGTCTAGTTCTTTAAGAAATAACTTGTAACGGTCGGAGCACCGAGTTCGCTCGTTCAAAATGTCCGTTGAGCGTAATTGTTCAAACCACGTGCTCCGATTGGCTAccgactatatttattaatgtaaccGGGTTGTCTGAATAAACCACTTCCTTTAGAACAGTATAATAATTGGCCTTTATTTCAAGCACTGAATACAATATATCTCGACGATCGTTCGACTGACTAGAACTCTATTCACAGCCTATTCGACGACTCTAATACGACAAACGCGACTGGTTTTAATGCCGGTTCCGAACAGAGTGTCTCTCCGGATTTCGCTCCGGATAATCTTGTGGATCCTGAAGATTCCAGAACGTTCTCGAACCTTCGGCGGATCCGGTAGCGCGCGCATGGATCGATTAGATACCTTGATCTATCGAGAATCGATGTATTGCGATTCGATGAGTCGCCTGGTGCCCTATTGGCGCCGTCTGCCGGCCGGCCGCAGAAATATCTTACACTATCTTGTACACCACACCACTGTGTAACATCTTTCCTAAATTGTCCTGATGTCTCTTTATGAAGTATCTCAAATCACATTCCCTTGCATCTGACATCCTAAACCCATGTTTCTTAGCCATAGAAGTAAATTTCTCAGATATGCCTTTGACGTATGGAATGGTATCAAACTTATTTCTTCAATCTTCTGAAATACCACCTTCTACCCTTTGTCTTTTTATGCCCCCAAATAAGTagtattttaatctttcttcaatattataaaaaatgaatggtAGAgggtaattattattcaataagaTGTTGATaatgtgtattttaattactacTTTCTTTATTTACCAGAAAGACAACAgttaattttaacaagagAAGGAAGCTTGAATTAAGGATTAGGTCCTTAgagcaaaaattaatgaaatataataggAAGTGCAGTTTTAGAAGAAGAACATATGAAACGAAAGTATGCAATgattgaaatgtttaaaactAATTCtacattatatcattttaatatttttagggCATTGGAAACACAATTAAATATCTGTATAACTGAGAAGATATCGCTACAAAATCAACTTCTTGATAAACAAGCAAGTATGCATTGTGTCTGTAATAATGTATGTGTAgagaatcaaaattatttgagaagTAACTTCGAAAAGTATGGAAAGACTTTTGGCAAAGAGGATATAGTCAAAGCTATGAAGCTTCAGGACAGTCTAAATTCGAAAAAggataataattgcattattattgaaCCAGTAAGTAAACTATTAAAAAGCATTAAACtagttgaataaaatattttgtcttaaacatattattgtaacgtctgaaatcaatatttgttgttataggataataatgataaaaaatcaagACAAGAGGATGAGAGTAACGTATGTTTGAGGCTTGGGGATAGTCTAAAATGAATAAGTTCAGATCTTAAAAAGGAcgataattgtattattatgaaacctgtaagtaataaattattgactTAAACtagttgaataaaatattttgtcttaaacatatattattgttacgtCTGAAATCAATATTGAGTGATTGTGGTAATGGAGCATTGAAAAGGACTTATaccaatttaaaaatacctCCAATACTTGCAAAAAAGTCGAAATTCAGTCAATCAAATCAAGTAACTGTTGTTTTACACTCTATATTATGATATTGTTGGtacttacaattttttgatgattgttttagaaaactgttttagaaaattgcaATGGTATGACTTTGGATGGCTTTGAGGGACATTCAAGGGCTGATATATTTCCTATTCTAAAGCTTGGTCATTCTACTAGTTCAAGTTTGAGCTCGTACGCACAGAAAATTAAGATTGACAGGAAGATAAGAAAATCGAAACTTGATACAGGTGATAATCAGAAGCTTCCCAGGTAGAAATCTGGTCTAGGAGAAAGCCTGGCCCTGGATATTTTTCCCCGAGTATAGCTTGGATCTGTCCGGGAAATCTAGCTTGGACCCATATGTGATGGGGGACGGCGGGCATGGATGGACCCATATGTGATGGGGGACGGCGGGCATGGATGGATCCATTATCTAAAATGTACCCAGGCCCAGGCTTTGTTTCCACGGTTTTTCCTAGAAATTATACTGGAATCCTGCCTAGGGCCCTTATTTTACTCGGGTTTTCTCCTGGATTGttcaatattgtattttgcagATGACGTTCTTATAAACGTTTTTGTAGATTTGGGTAAAAGTGGCATTAATCTAGGTCGTAAAATATCCAGCAATTCATCTGCTTGATTATGTGGAATTTGGTTGGTTACAATCCACTGAcgtaatttttccatttcatCAGCCATTTCGTCTTCATTATTGTGACCTTCATTGTATTCATCGATTTCTCTTTCTGATTCTAATATATCATCTTCGAGCTCTGAATTCTCGATTTCTCTTTCTGGATCTGACATATCATCTTCGAGCTCTGAATtgttattttccataaatatttccagGCCATCAGTTTCCTCTTCGTCGCGTACATGATAGACATTCTCATTTACAGCACTATCAGTAGCTTCATTACTGTTAGATCACGAATActtgttttttatcaagtcACTTTCGTCACACGTGTCACTTTCAGTTTCGATGTTcgctatttttgtttctaattttgtctTCGTCCAATATTTTCGCTTCCTCAACAATAGACGAGAAGCCGCGAATATGCGATCACACATTTTGTACGTTTCAaacgttttttcttttatttcgaatCGTAACTCTTTGATATGCTCTAAGGTGTTACTATTTTGagccgtaaaatatttaacaaacgttAACATAACCTGAaagttcagaataaaaatactggTTTTTCCCTGATCAGACCCGGCCAGATCCaggaaaaaatacagatagatattttttaaccaaaacCTGGGAAAAATCGTGGAAAATTTATAGCGAAAAGCCAGGACCCGTCTGGATTTTTCAAGCTAGTATTTCCCATGCGGGGCCTGTATATATTCAGGGAAGATTGAGGGAAATTTCTACTTGGGTTAGTGATATACTTCTGCCGGCTTGTCAAAACAGacaataaaagttataatgtgtataaagcttaagcaatttttatattatgttttagatatattattgaattttatttatccatagaaaaaaaattattaacacaaattcgacaagaaatcttgcaatacacaaataaactttactggaaattataaatattgttagaactaatttagtatatatagaacagaaatattaaactttgatatttaattttatttattttagacaaattatACACTAAAGTTGTCGAATTATGTGCTTTTTTGatgtatggtaaaattaaaatttatacaatcataccaattatcactatgccttatgtgacaattgtttagagactttagtgcatttaatatttaattttatttattttagacaaatcatacactaaagtctcgaatcatgtgcttttttgacagaatgtatggtaaaattaaaatttatacaatcataccAATTATCACTATGCCTTGTGACAATTGTgtagagactttagtgtatgatttgtctaaaataaataaaattaaatagcttaaagtttaatatttctgttctatgtatactaaatgTATACAGCGTGTGTCAAAAGTTCCGGGACGGCtggataatttgaaaaatacgcatcaCAGAGGAAAATGACctcgacaaaagttgtaggatttttcTCGGGCAATCCGATGGTGACCTTAGATTTGGCCTTGCCcgtgaccttcaaggtcatttcaaggtcaaatcgaattttttaaatacaaacccctattttttattccaaaatctaatagctggtgtcaagagcttttcaaaacactataatgaagttatttttcattaagtacttttcgattTATGAgacttgaaag is part of the Linepithema humile isolate Giens D197 chromosome 3, Lhum_UNIL_v1.0, whole genome shotgun sequence genome and harbors:
- the LOC136998986 gene encoding uncharacterized protein codes for the protein MINVNKFNPLRAGCHIELPRKIMLKKAVVNVKSNDNACFAWAVVAALYPAEKNSDRTIEYPHYSTVLNLCDIEFPMTLPQITKFEKLNTISVNVFTTEDSKIIPLRLADDKKEKQVNLLYVRKNNDAHFACIKNLPRLVSSQMSMHKCKKYICDRCLHYFYTQEKLSAHSIDCGKIKDCAVVLPSEDKKWLTFHHYSWKERLPFVVYADLECTLEKKEDQDGTTYAYQHHRAFSVGFYVSCTYDNSLSSFKSYRGEDCVTWFVNELHDLARRVKAILTTVVPMADLTREESEKFRSTAMCHVCEKPFTPDDTRVRDHCHLTGRYRGAAHSSCNLNYKDSHVIPVIFHNLSGYDAHFIIKDVANAFEDNVELLPLTKKRYISFTKNVKDTMDQKSKLCIKLRSLTGETVSESDYAHATNVWQIFSIEDLGQYSDLYLKTDVLLLADIFENFRNTCIKSYGLDPAQYYTLPGYTWDAMLKYTGIKFELLTDIDIVLFVERGIRGGLSQCSNRYAAANNKYMPSYDPSEPSSGAFALGAHAL
- the LOC136998853 gene encoding uncharacterized protein, whose product is MFCTMSTVNNQINKQQSAKKLQLPNEKQKSNMSKMEKESSRILVRRYPLTKTSYKYLDIGINVSTPSRVEIALGDNHGKELRLSYDVWKELMNQRSIIASFFKNDADEAPSQTVGHCMLSFGKMNNLKVMRLATSALCLIMSNRTVCNMFALEYCVDCINHSLNNITGTVDVKFAHFSEIARNAKDPDHVAIRKSDLFDKNNIIDCELVTQVFAEL